One Spirochaeta africana DSM 8902 genomic window carries:
- a CDS encoding alpha-glucosidase: MLRIETSETGCNVWFRGKLILQHSARKPAIELGIGTADFPERFGMFRIRETARDIRPLARVQVLQQDDTTATLRFGDALSLKLQVIDERLHVHPEGYDPECNRFVLRMPSDRDEHIYGCGEQYSRLDLKGSRVPLFVQEQGVGRGKDLITLLANLSHGAGGNHFTTYFPQPTYVTSRNLFFHTDASAYAVFDFRRANRSSLEFWQVPNEIVIGAGDSMAEVLGSLTLLLGRQPQLPDWTWDGVWLGVQGGTEVVQQKLDSAREAGLRVGAVWAQDWEGRRITSFGKQLRWNWRYDNERYPDLPGYIQELQRDGIRFLGYINPFLAIGTTNTEEGPVPPEFFYNEARDKGYCVKHPDGSDYYTYVTTFPAATLDLTNPEAFAWIKGIIKREMIGIGLSGWMADFGEYFPIDSTVKSGENPELVHNRFPALWAKANYEALEETGKLGEVVFFMRSGFTGSSRWSTSNWAGDQLVNWSIHDGLASVIPAGLSLGFCGVANFHSDIGGYTTVAYVKRRKEVFMRWAELAAFTPTMRTHEGNRPDDNWQFDSDAETLQHFARMSAVFTRLKPYHIRLSEEYQQRGIPMLRHCGLMYQDDPVCHRLQYQFMYGSDLMVAPVIRKGQRHVRCYLPQDDWIHLWTGRRLQGGRHHRIAAPIGKPAVMYRANSEFASLFAGISHTDREVE, encoded by the coding sequence ATGCTGAGGATTGAGACAAGTGAAACTGGCTGCAATGTATGGTTTCGCGGGAAGCTGATACTGCAGCACTCCGCCAGAAAACCGGCGATCGAACTGGGGATTGGCACAGCCGATTTTCCTGAACGATTCGGGATGTTTCGGATCCGCGAAACGGCCCGGGATATCAGACCGCTGGCCAGGGTGCAGGTGCTGCAGCAGGATGACACCACGGCGACCCTGCGTTTCGGGGATGCCCTGAGCCTCAAACTGCAAGTTATCGATGAGCGGCTGCATGTCCACCCGGAGGGGTATGATCCGGAATGCAACCGGTTTGTACTGCGAATGCCGTCGGATCGCGATGAGCACATCTATGGCTGTGGAGAGCAGTACTCGCGCCTTGATCTGAAAGGGAGCCGTGTGCCGCTGTTCGTACAGGAGCAAGGGGTCGGGCGCGGCAAGGATCTGATCACCCTGCTGGCGAATCTCTCGCATGGTGCCGGCGGCAATCACTTTACTACCTATTTCCCCCAGCCTACCTATGTGACCTCTCGGAATTTGTTCTTTCATACCGATGCCTCGGCCTATGCGGTGTTCGACTTTCGTCGTGCCAACCGGAGTTCGCTGGAGTTCTGGCAGGTGCCGAACGAGATTGTTATTGGTGCCGGCGACAGCATGGCAGAGGTTCTCGGAAGTCTGACCCTGTTATTGGGCCGCCAGCCGCAACTGCCGGACTGGACCTGGGATGGGGTCTGGCTGGGGGTGCAGGGCGGTACCGAGGTTGTACAGCAGAAGCTTGACTCGGCTCGCGAGGCCGGGCTGCGTGTCGGTGCTGTCTGGGCCCAGGACTGGGAGGGTCGGCGGATCACCAGTTTTGGCAAACAGCTGCGGTGGAACTGGCGCTACGATAACGAGCGGTATCCCGATCTGCCTGGCTATATTCAGGAACTGCAGCGCGACGGGATCCGGTTTCTGGGGTATATAAATCCCTTCCTGGCGATAGGTACCACCAATACCGAGGAGGGACCGGTCCCGCCAGAGTTTTTCTACAACGAGGCCCGGGACAAGGGGTACTGTGTAAAACACCCGGATGGTTCAGATTACTATACCTATGTAACCACCTTTCCGGCTGCAACCCTTGATCTGACGAATCCGGAGGCCTTTGCCTGGATAAAAGGGATTATCAAGCGGGAGATGATCGGCATCGGGCTGAGCGGCTGGATGGCTGATTTCGGCGAGTACTTTCCGATCGACAGCACCGTGAAATCGGGAGAGAACCCGGAGCTGGTGCATAACCGGTTCCCGGCTCTGTGGGCCAAAGCCAACTACGAGGCGCTGGAAGAAACCGGCAAGCTTGGCGAGGTGGTATTTTTTATGCGCTCCGGGTTTACCGGCTCTTCCCGCTGGTCGACCAGTAACTGGGCTGGTGACCAGCTGGTGAACTGGAGTATCCACGACGGGCTTGCCAGTGTAATACCTGCGGGCTTGTCGCTGGGGTTTTGCGGGGTCGCCAATTTCCATTCCGATATAGGCGGGTACACAACGGTAGCCTACGTCAAGCGGCGCAAAGAGGTGTTTATGCGCTGGGCCGAACTGGCTGCCTTTACGCCGACTATGCGCACCCACGAGGGGAATCGACCGGATGACAACTGGCAGTTCGACAGCGATGCCGAGACACTCCAGCATTTTGCCCGGATGTCGGCGGTATTTACCCGACTCAAGCCATACCACATCCGGCTGAGCGAAGAATACCAGCAGCGGGGCATTCCTATGCTGCGCCACTGTGGGCTTATGTATCAGGACGATCCCGTTTGTCACCGTCTGCAGTATCAGTTTATGTATGGCAGCGATCTGATGGTCGCACCGGTTATACGGAAGGGGCAGCGCCATGTACGCTGCTACCTGCCGCAGGATGACTGGATACATCTCTGGACCGGACGCAGGCTGCAGGGGGGACGGCACCATCGAATCGCTGCACCTATCGGTAAGCCGGCTGTTATGTATCGCGCCAACTCGGAGTTTGCCTCGCTGTTTGCCGGTATTAGCCATACTGACAGGGAGGTAGAATGA
- a CDS encoding DUF4867 family protein has translation MSPELSLLERVQQENPDRQLLAVHHADFAPYGRVLGGLSAAEALASAQQMITFPEQGVQYLRSVAELERLPLRGELESQVFGGMPIQLGWCIGTNQVLNALEFHKSSEVIIAGSPVVLVLGHRHDIRDNRYALEQAACFYLPAGTAVELYAECLHFAPIGAAAGPFLTLIALPAGTNAPLEGQSTPPLPAGDQGAGASDEQQLLWQCNKWLLAQPGSPQAEQGAHVGLTGSQVRIQPVGSL, from the coding sequence ATGAGCCCTGAACTCAGCCTTCTTGAACGAGTCCAGCAGGAGAACCCCGACCGCCAGCTGCTGGCGGTGCACCATGCCGACTTTGCCCCCTATGGTCGAGTGCTGGGCGGGCTGTCTGCCGCAGAGGCATTGGCGTCGGCCCAACAGATGATCACATTTCCCGAGCAGGGGGTGCAGTATCTGCGCTCGGTTGCGGAACTGGAACGCCTGCCACTGCGAGGTGAGCTTGAATCGCAGGTCTTTGGCGGAATGCCGATACAGCTGGGCTGGTGTATCGGGACCAACCAGGTGCTGAATGCCCTGGAGTTTCACAAGAGCAGTGAGGTGATAATTGCCGGCAGCCCGGTGGTGCTGGTTTTGGGGCACCGCCATGACATTCGCGATAACCGGTATGCACTGGAGCAGGCAGCGTGTTTCTATCTTCCTGCCGGCACGGCGGTCGAGCTGTATGCGGAGTGTCTGCATTTCGCCCCGATTGGTGCCGCCGCTGGTCCATTCCTGACTTTGATAGCACTTCCGGCAGGGACCAACGCCCCCCTCGAGGGTCAGTCAACGCCGCCGCTTCCTGCCGGTGACCAGGGCGCTGGAGCCAGCGACGAACAGCAGCTGCTGTGGCAGTGCAACAAATGGCTGCTGGCGCAGCCGGGGTCACCACAAGCAGAGCAGGGGGCTCATGTCGGCCTGACGGGCAGCCAGGTAAGGATTCAGCCGGTGGGTAGCCTGTAA
- the wrbA gene encoding NAD(P)H:quinone oxidoreductase, whose amino-acid sequence MSSQPKIKVLFYSTYGHMYQMAEAAAEGARQAGAKVELKRFPEIIPAEQLQAMGAAEAQKAFAHIPEAGPTDFEELDGLIIVTATRYSNIPGQVANILDQTGKSWAQQLLKGKVGGAIVGTGTQHGGQESAALTVHRFFLHMGMVVAGLPSTFQGMFGVDEVKGGTPYGATTVSGADGSRMPSEVELEAARYQAAYITELAGKLKG is encoded by the coding sequence ATGAGCTCACAGCCAAAAATAAAGGTACTGTTTTATTCGACCTATGGACATATGTATCAGATGGCCGAAGCCGCTGCAGAAGGCGCCCGTCAGGCCGGTGCCAAGGTCGAGCTGAAGCGCTTTCCCGAAATCATCCCGGCAGAGCAGCTGCAGGCGATGGGCGCGGCCGAGGCCCAGAAGGCGTTCGCACACATCCCCGAGGCTGGTCCGACAGACTTCGAGGAGCTGGATGGACTGATTATTGTTACCGCAACCCGCTACAGCAATATCCCTGGTCAGGTTGCCAATATCCTGGACCAGACCGGTAAGTCCTGGGCACAGCAGCTGCTCAAGGGCAAGGTCGGCGGTGCTATCGTGGGTACCGGCACCCAGCATGGCGGCCAGGAATCAGCCGCGCTTACCGTGCATCGCTTCTTTCTGCATATGGGCATGGTTGTAGCCGGACTGCCCAGCACCTTTCAGGGAATGTTCGGCGTGGACGAGGTAAAGGGCGGCACACCCTATGGCGCCACCACCGTGAGCGGAGCCGACGGCAGCCGCATGCCGAGCGAGGTCGAGCTGGAGGCCGCCCGCTATCAGGCAGCCTACATCACCGAATTGGCAGGCAAGCTGAAGGGCTGA
- a CDS encoding MFS transporter, with product MSGNQKTIGTENSFAHGVTPLAPRERSRGINAYLQHAVWNGLGINLLNVNIISLLAIAYGATNLQLGYISSAFHVSGIVLVLLPKLLHGINIRTVFFGAWLLRGLVCFLYATLFFLSGQPAVMVIMLVYTLFAVLRSAGIPMHHPLQRQLVLPSEEGQFISRLHVRLSLSQLVSQVVSFLFLSLQWVSGAFGLIFVPLVGAGCNTVAAVHISRIPSNETVSYRDGRTVLVLFRETMRDRIRSRVVAAYWLGLSALIVFAFGIAFLRREVGMPTNMVFLYTIGTALSAIAASHFVRPFADRMGSRPLLILAHGCLMLCALIWVGVSPELPWAVYYLLGFVSYFFLRLELLLVSRLIVRSLPPQDRISFTSMLHFCAALAALVVGLLAGQLADIGLEMIAWTAAVGFPFELPHQYSLTFLFGAGLSLAAVLVACSLRDHGSMSLRQSASILLSWRSLRAFLQEA from the coding sequence ATGAGCGGGAATCAGAAAACAATCGGCACCGAGAATTCCTTTGCCCATGGCGTAACCCCTCTTGCACCCCGGGAGCGATCCCGGGGAATCAACGCGTATCTGCAGCACGCCGTCTGGAACGGCTTGGGCATCAATCTGCTGAATGTAAATATTATCAGTCTGCTTGCCATTGCCTATGGTGCTACCAATCTGCAGCTCGGATATATCTCCAGCGCGTTTCATGTGTCGGGTATTGTACTGGTCCTGCTGCCGAAGCTGCTGCACGGTATCAACATTCGTACGGTGTTTTTTGGTGCCTGGCTGCTGCGCGGGCTGGTGTGTTTTTTGTATGCAACCCTGTTCTTTCTGTCCGGGCAACCTGCGGTCATGGTTATAATGTTGGTGTATACCCTGTTTGCGGTACTGCGCAGTGCCGGCATACCCATGCACCACCCGCTGCAGCGGCAGCTGGTGCTTCCGTCGGAGGAAGGGCAGTTTATCAGTCGGCTGCATGTCCGCTTGAGTCTTTCCCAGCTGGTGTCGCAGGTGGTCAGTTTTCTTTTCCTGTCGCTGCAGTGGGTTTCTGGTGCGTTCGGGTTGATCTTTGTACCGCTGGTTGGAGCCGGCTGCAATACCGTTGCGGCGGTACACATCTCACGGATTCCATCCAACGAAACAGTGAGCTATCGTGACGGGCGGACCGTACTGGTGCTGTTCCGGGAGACGATGCGTGACCGGATCCGTTCACGCGTGGTTGCGGCCTACTGGCTGGGGCTTTCGGCACTGATTGTATTTGCGTTCGGGATTGCCTTTCTGCGCCGCGAGGTGGGTATGCCGACCAACATGGTGTTCCTCTATACCATCGGTACGGCGCTTTCTGCGATTGCGGCCAGCCATTTTGTACGTCCCTTTGCCGACCGGATGGGCAGCCGCCCACTGCTGATTCTGGCCCATGGCTGCCTGATGCTGTGCGCCCTGATCTGGGTCGGTGTGTCCCCGGAACTCCCCTGGGCAGTATACTATCTGCTGGGATTCGTATCGTACTTCTTTCTGCGGCTGGAACTGTTGCTGGTATCCCGGCTGATTGTGCGCTCCCTGCCGCCCCAGGACCGGATTTCTTTTACCTCGATGCTGCATTTCTGTGCGGCCCTGGCTGCCCTGGTTGTGGGGCTGCTGGCCGGTCAGCTGGCTGATATCGGTCTGGAGATGATTGCCTGGACGGCGGCTGTCGGATTCCCATTCGAGCTGCCGCATCAGTACAGTCTGACCTTTCTTTTCGGCGCCGGGTTATCCCTGGCAGCAGTACTGGTAGCTTGCAGCCTGCGTGATCATGGCAGTATGTCGCTGCGGCAGTCTGCTTCGATCCTGCTGTCGTGGCGCAGTCTGCGCGCCTTTCTGCAGGAAGCCTGA
- a CDS encoding methyl-accepting chemotaxis protein, producing the protein MNFGTRIVLIVVGVFAVTVAVTLVLSGRQIQHQAMLGITEQARGISMVSEEIRDSVSGLWENQVIDQDGLFAEAEQAMHGVQSNAERLQVAQGLRMYDAIPIVASWQAIERNASELGFEFRVISTEPRNPRNMAEGREAELLEQMSREGTLSYHEVDSELNAVRFVRLINVQDGCLICHGDGDRDVLGFPMEGMRAGDLRGGFQYLFPLDQLQSDIRVTVASISGAALLILLLASLFIHSMVNRLAIRPVRRLRGFAEDIAGGNLGVQIEPTPGRDDIALLQEGMRRMVAALQEIVGKVKTASHAVSLEGADIRSSSQELSTGSTEQAASVEEISASMEETAAGIQQNAENAEETRRIAVQVAADADEGGQAVEQTVQAMREIVEKIGVIQEIARQTDLLALNAAVEAARAGTEGRGFAVVANEVRKLAERSRDAATEISEMSAVNVKVVDRAGEILRRIVPEIRRTAELVQEISGSSQEQSRGVNEINLSIQQLDNVVQSNAAAAEELAATSEALSQQADILEDVMSFFRLEEE; encoded by the coding sequence ATGAACTTTGGAACGCGTATTGTGTTGATTGTGGTGGGGGTGTTCGCGGTGACGGTTGCGGTCACCCTGGTACTGTCGGGGCGGCAGATTCAGCATCAGGCGATGCTGGGGATAACCGAACAGGCCCGTGGGATATCGATGGTCTCCGAGGAGATCCGCGACTCGGTATCCGGTCTCTGGGAGAACCAGGTGATCGACCAGGACGGGTTGTTTGCCGAGGCCGAGCAGGCCATGCACGGGGTACAGAGCAACGCCGAGCGCCTGCAGGTTGCCCAGGGCTTGCGGATGTACGATGCCATCCCGATCGTAGCCAGCTGGCAAGCAATTGAGCGCAATGCAAGCGAACTGGGGTTCGAGTTCCGGGTAATCTCCACCGAGCCGCGTAATCCGCGCAACATGGCTGAGGGGCGCGAGGCCGAGCTGCTGGAGCAGATGAGCCGTGAAGGCACCCTGTCGTACCATGAGGTGGACAGCGAGCTGAATGCGGTACGGTTTGTACGCCTGATAAATGTGCAGGACGGCTGTCTGATCTGCCATGGCGACGGGGATCGCGATGTGCTGGGGTTCCCGATGGAGGGGATGCGGGCCGGGGATCTGCGCGGGGGATTCCAATATCTGTTTCCACTGGATCAGCTGCAGAGCGACATCCGGGTTACCGTGGCATCGATCAGCGGTGCGGCCCTGCTGATACTGCTGCTGGCCTCGCTGTTTATCCATTCGATGGTGAATCGCCTGGCAATCCGGCCGGTACGGCGGCTGCGTGGCTTTGCCGAGGATATCGCGGGCGGGAATCTCGGGGTTCAGATTGAGCCGACACCCGGGCGCGATGATATCGCCCTGCTGCAGGAGGGAATGCGCCGGATGGTGGCCGCCCTGCAGGAGATCGTCGGAAAGGTAAAAACCGCCTCGCATGCGGTGAGTCTGGAGGGGGCGGACATCCGCAGCAGCTCGCAGGAGCTTTCGACCGGCTCTACCGAGCAGGCAGCTTCGGTAGAGGAGATTTCCGCTTCGATGGAGGAGACCGCAGCCGGGATTCAGCAGAATGCCGAGAATGCCGAGGAGACCCGCCGGATCGCGGTACAGGTAGCAGCCGATGCCGATGAGGGCGGCCAGGCGGTCGAGCAGACGGTGCAGGCCATGCGCGAGATTGTGGAAAAGATCGGGGTCATCCAGGAGATTGCTCGACAGACCGACCTGCTGGCATTGAATGCGGCGGTCGAGGCGGCACGGGCCGGTACCGAGGGGCGCGGGTTTGCGGTAGTAGCCAACGAGGTGCGCAAGCTGGCCGAGCGGTCCCGCGATGCGGCCACCGAGATCAGCGAGATGTCGGCGGTAAACGTGAAGGTGGTCGACAGGGCCGGCGAGATTCTGCGCCGGATTGTGCCGGAGATCCGCCGGACTGCCGAGCTGGTGCAGGAGATATCCGGCAGCAGCCAGGAACAGTCGCGCGGGGTGAACGAGATCAACCTCTCGATCCAGCAGCTGGACAACGTGGTGCAGTCCAACGCGGCTGCCGCCGAGGAGCTGGCAGCAACCTCCGAGGCCCTGTCACAGCAGGCCGACATCCTGGAGGATGTAATGAGCTTCTTCCGGCTGGAGGAAGAGTAG
- the ccsA gene encoding cytochrome c biogenesis protein CcsA, giving the protein MTQLLMVGAGLSAAAGTARAFGVFGMQRRWLERMTRLERLVPLTGLLYLTLRSLAAGFPALAGTDAVLVIIATLLLPAAEISTRRSPAGVQGVLRLWGAVTAAGLLLLAMFPGIATTPSAPVPALRSAWLVLHVGATLAGEAFFLVGAGAALASVLAGRQARRMAGSPADPAVWTFGRERPEGAEGRLVALRKKAVAYHRVSAAAISVGYPLFTLGALVFGALWAFRAWGRYWAWDPKEVWALVTWLVYTLYLHLQLLGGSGSRAGAGTNGGAPAGTGSGEVAGGTTGATSKEAAGEPDGAAVGAAGAEGTPRAERRRAILNWLAILGVLLALFTFAGVNLLFDSIHSY; this is encoded by the coding sequence ATGACGCAACTACTTATGGTTGGGGCCGGACTGAGCGCCGCTGCCGGCACGGCCCGGGCATTCGGGGTATTCGGGATGCAGCGCCGCTGGCTGGAACGGATGACCCGGCTTGAGCGGCTGGTGCCGCTGACCGGACTGCTGTACCTGACCCTGCGCAGCCTGGCTGCCGGGTTTCCGGCACTGGCCGGAACCGACGCGGTGCTGGTGATTATCGCCACCCTGCTGCTGCCGGCAGCCGAGATCAGCACCAGGCGCAGCCCGGCCGGGGTACAGGGGGTGCTGCGGTTGTGGGGCGCAGTGACGGCCGCCGGCCTGCTGCTGCTGGCGATGTTTCCCGGGATTGCGACGACCCCGTCCGCCCCGGTGCCGGCGCTGCGCTCGGCCTGGCTGGTGCTGCATGTCGGTGCCACCCTGGCCGGGGAGGCCTTTTTCCTGGTGGGTGCTGGCGCCGCCCTGGCCTCGGTTCTGGCGGGGAGACAGGCCCGCCGGATGGCGGGGTCGCCTGCCGACCCGGCAGTCTGGACATTCGGCCGGGAGCGGCCGGAGGGCGCGGAGGGACGACTCGTCGCTCTCCGGAAAAAAGCGGTTGCCTATCATCGGGTATCGGCAGCAGCTATCAGCGTGGGATATCCGCTGTTTACCCTGGGGGCGCTGGTGTTCGGGGCGCTATGGGCCTTCCGGGCGTGGGGGCGCTACTGGGCCTGGGATCCCAAGGAGGTGTGGGCGCTGGTGACCTGGCTGGTGTACACCCTGTATCTGCATCTGCAGCTGCTGGGGGGCAGCGGGAGCCGGGCGGGAGCCGGGACGAACGGTGGAGCACCTGCCGGGACCGGGTCTGGAGAGGTCGCCGGGGGGACAACCGGTGCGACATCGAAAGAGGCGGCCGGGGAGCCGGATGGGGCCGCAGTTGGGGCAGCCGGGGCTGAAGGAACGCCGCGAGCCGAGCGGCGACGGGCCATCCTGAACTGGCTGGCGATCCTGGGCGTGCTGCTGGCGCTGTTTACCTTCGCTGGAGTAAATTTGCTGTTTGACAGTATTCATAGCTACTAA
- a CDS encoding cytochrome c biogenesis protein ResB — protein sequence MIRSALHYLRSLRLTLVLLAGLAVLLGLDAFPGGGLQLIGTPLFWLIIGLLGANTAACTGWALWHRPPTRLLNWGPHLIHLGLLFLLAGLVLSLLLRHEETVVLEQGQTERLQAGIILQLTEAREVRNDRGDLVNWESRLKIQAPGQEPWQGTTAVNRPLRIPPYRLYQTDFETRPAVRLLPAGSADGQIERTAGTEVVLAVNEGYRENDTLWVLSRDDSQPGEPDSFFFLGYRDGQMTGRRSLQEGAESLGLEPLEATEKTLSGLRLSYDPGALPAAAGALLLGFGVILYGIERYRRRLA from the coding sequence ATGATCCGCTCTGCGTTACATTATCTGCGCTCTTTGCGTCTTACTCTGGTGCTGCTGGCAGGGCTGGCAGTGCTCCTGGGGCTGGATGCCTTTCCCGGCGGTGGCCTGCAGCTGATCGGCACCCCGCTGTTCTGGCTGATTATCGGGCTGCTGGGGGCAAACACCGCTGCCTGCACCGGCTGGGCCTTGTGGCATCGACCACCGACCCGCCTGCTGAACTGGGGGCCGCACCTGATCCACCTCGGGCTGCTGTTTCTGCTGGCCGGGCTGGTGCTGAGCCTGCTGCTGCGCCACGAGGAGACCGTGGTGCTGGAGCAGGGACAGACCGAGCGTCTGCAGGCCGGGATTATCCTGCAGCTGACCGAGGCCCGGGAGGTTCGCAATGACCGTGGTGATCTGGTGAACTGGGAGAGCAGGCTGAAGATCCAGGCCCCCGGCCAGGAGCCCTGGCAGGGCACAACCGCCGTTAATCGCCCGCTGCGCATCCCCCCCTACCGCCTGTACCAGACAGACTTCGAGACCCGACCGGCGGTCCGGCTCCTGCCAGCCGGATCGGCTGACGGGCAGATTGAGCGTACCGCAGGTACCGAAGTGGTACTGGCGGTGAACGAGGGCTATCGCGAAAACGACACCCTGTGGGTTCTGAGCCGTGATGACAGCCAGCCCGGCGAACCGGACAGCTTCTTTTTCCTGGGCTATCGTGACGGTCAGATGACCGGACGGCGCTCCCTGCAGGAGGGGGCCGAATCCCTGGGGCTGGAGCCGCTTGAGGCGACCGAAAAAACCCTGAGCGGGCTGCGCCTCAGCTACGATCCGGGGGCACTGCCGGCGGCGGCCGGTGCGCTGCTGCTGGGATTCGGGGTAATACTGTATGGAATCGAACGCTATCGGAGGAGGTTAGCATGA
- a CDS encoding aminopeptidase codes for MNLVREHPKFSIVMSLLILAAVAAWVGRYYLVQGWGLLQVYGRARSVDRWLAGDRLSEDERALLLNVQDIRRFAREEIGLSDHRNYTTYARVDRSYLADVVHAAPPDSLRPHLFRYPFFGRMPYKGFFSRTRAEAEARRLEQQGLEVLVRPVRGFSTLGILRDPLFSYMTGYELYDLADLIIHEQVHATVWLDDHYAFNENLAVFVGRRGALEYLVAQEGPPNDAAVQLARDVWHDRRAFRIALHELYRRWEAIYQQDIPLPEMLQQREQAWQEFGAEWRARYSQRFRTDRFYDFPNRTMDNAYLSLQIGYTSLQDEFEQIYELLGGDLRLLMQAAAAVQDTGAPDFDPMQQLWQVAHRLATR; via the coding sequence ATGAATCTTGTCAGAGAACACCCGAAATTCAGCATCGTCATGTCGCTGCTGATACTTGCTGCGGTGGCGGCCTGGGTCGGGCGCTACTATCTGGTGCAGGGCTGGGGGCTACTGCAGGTCTATGGCCGGGCACGCAGTGTCGATCGCTGGCTGGCCGGCGACCGACTGAGCGAGGACGAACGCGCCCTGCTGCTGAATGTGCAGGACATCCGCCGCTTCGCCCGCGAGGAGATCGGGCTGTCGGATCACCGCAACTACACCACCTATGCCCGGGTGGATCGCAGCTACCTGGCCGATGTGGTGCATGCCGCCCCGCCGGATTCACTGCGTCCGCATCTGTTTCGCTACCCCTTTTTCGGTCGGATGCCGTACAAGGGATTCTTCTCGCGTACGCGAGCCGAGGCCGAGGCTCGCCGGCTGGAGCAGCAGGGGCTGGAGGTGCTGGTTCGCCCGGTACGGGGCTTCAGCACCCTGGGGATTCTGCGCGATCCCCTGTTCTCCTACATGACCGGGTACGAGCTGTACGATCTGGCCGATCTGATCATCCACGAGCAGGTGCATGCCACGGTCTGGCTGGACGACCACTACGCCTTTAACGAGAACCTGGCGGTGTTCGTTGGTCGCCGGGGGGCGCTGGAGTATCTGGTCGCCCAGGAGGGGCCCCCGAACGATGCTGCCGTACAGCTTGCCCGGGATGTCTGGCACGACCGCCGCGCGTTCCGCATCGCCCTGCATGAGCTGTATCGCCGCTGGGAGGCGATCTACCAGCAGGATATCCCGCTGCCGGAGATGCTGCAGCAGCGGGAACAGGCCTGGCAGGAGTTCGGTGCCGAGTGGCGGGCCCGTTACAGCCAGCGGTTTCGCACCGACCGGTTTTATGACTTTCCCAACCGCACCATGGACAATGCCTACCTGTCGCTGCAGATCGGGTACACCAGCCTGCAGGATGAATTCGAGCAGATCTATGAGCTGCTCGGTGGGGATCTCCGCCTGCTGATGCAGGCTGCTGCCGCAGTCCAGGACACCGGTGCGCCTGATTTCGACCCGATGCAGCAGCTGTGGCAGGTGGCGCACCGCCTGGCGACCCGCTAA
- a CDS encoding helix-turn-helix transcriptional regulator translates to MKHRIDSVRLIGRMAAGVGFAASLMNILNILFLKGGAPPDLLVPTVLHPAGAAVALLLIQRINLRAAQAAQAILVLLIGLIAMEEYPEAIYGHAFLLLGWIMLVQYRLLEGKRLLVATGALLAAALAAISIGIARGVFNLTWVSAFNIIMFDVFVMSVGAVLYRDTLRSYLDKIRFTDTLRRQRSLDRKVREIEAERERYLKRVAELEQQLTAVRTEMKPFPLQERGITPAESEVIRVLVERQCSDADIASVLGKSLATVRVQMRSIFEKLGVESRVQVIELCRYNWD, encoded by the coding sequence GTGAAACACCGAATCGACAGTGTACGACTGATCGGCCGCATGGCCGCCGGGGTGGGCTTCGCCGCCTCGCTGATGAATATCCTGAATATCCTGTTTCTGAAGGGGGGTGCCCCCCCGGATCTGCTGGTACCGACGGTCCTGCATCCGGCCGGTGCGGCAGTCGCACTGCTGTTGATTCAGCGCATCAACCTCCGTGCCGCCCAGGCAGCGCAGGCTATCCTGGTACTGCTGATCGGCCTGATTGCCATGGAGGAATATCCCGAGGCAATCTACGGACATGCGTTTCTGCTGCTGGGCTGGATCATGCTGGTGCAGTACCGTCTGCTGGAGGGTAAACGCCTGCTGGTTGCCACCGGTGCCCTGCTGGCAGCTGCCCTGGCAGCGATCAGCATCGGCATCGCACGCGGGGTATTCAATCTTACCTGGGTCAGCGCCTTTAACATTATCATGTTCGATGTCTTTGTGATGTCGGTCGGTGCGGTGCTGTACCGGGATACCCTGCGCAGCTATCTCGACAAGATCCGTTTCACCGACACCCTGCGGCGGCAGCGCAGCCTGGATCGCAAGGTCCGTGAGATAGAGGCTGAGCGAGAGCGCTATCTGAAGCGTGTTGCCGAGCTGGAGCAGCAGCTCACCGCTGTGCGTACCGAGATGAAGCCCTTCCCCCTGCAGGAACGCGGTATAACCCCGGCCGAGAGCGAGGTAATCCGGGTGTTGGTGGAGCGGCAGTGCTCCGATGCCGATATCGCTTCGGTACTGGGCAAATCCCTGGCTACAGTACGGGTACAGATGCGCTCGATCTTCGAAAAGCTCGGGGTCGAGAGCCGCGTACAGGTTATCGAGCTGTGCCGCTACAACTGGGACTGA